A genome region from Pseudobacteroides sp. includes the following:
- a CDS encoding aldolase catalytic domain-containing protein, whose translation MTYRPDIKVLDCTIRDGGLVNSFNFDDGFVKSVYNACVEAGVDYMEMGYKSSKKIFARDGLGAWKFCDEEDIRKIVGDNDTDLKISVMADAERTDYHEDILPKSQSVIDMVRVATYVHQIPTAVDMIKDAHDKGYETTINIMAASQLKESDLDEALEILSNTEVDVIYVVDSFGSLYSEDIQNLTAKYLGYAEAAGKKIGIHAHNNQQLAYANTIEAIIRGTSYIDATIAGLGRGAGNCPMELILGFLKNPKFHLRPILECIENSFPDLKKSCSWGFDIPYMLTGQLNQHPRTAISFLSSNRVDYTNFYDTIVNGD comes from the coding sequence ATGACATACCGTCCGGATATTAAGGTATTGGACTGTACAATAAGGGATGGAGGCCTGGTCAACAGTTTTAATTTTGATGACGGGTTTGTCAAATCGGTCTATAATGCTTGCGTTGAAGCTGGTGTAGATTATATGGAAATGGGATACAAATCTTCTAAAAAGATTTTTGCCAGGGACGGTTTGGGTGCCTGGAAATTCTGTGATGAAGAGGACATTAGAAAAATTGTCGGTGATAATGACACTGATTTGAAAATATCAGTTATGGCTGATGCTGAAAGAACAGATTACCATGAAGATATTCTTCCTAAAAGCCAAAGTGTTATTGATATGGTGCGTGTTGCAACCTATGTGCACCAGATTCCTACCGCTGTTGATATGATAAAAGATGCACATGACAAAGGATATGAAACAACGATAAATATAATGGCAGCTTCACAGCTTAAGGAAAGTGATCTTGATGAGGCGTTGGAAATACTCTCAAATACTGAGGTTGACGTAATTTACGTTGTTGACAGCTTTGGGTCGCTGTATTCAGAAGACATACAAAACCTTACAGCAAAGTACCTTGGCTACGCTGAGGCTGCAGGTAAAAAAATAGGTATACATGCTCATAACAATCAGCAGCTGGCATATGCAAATACTATTGAAGCCATTATACGCGGAACCAGCTACATTGATGCTACAATTGCAGGACTTGGCCGAGGTGCCGGCAATTGCCCAATGGAATTAATACTTGGCTTCCTGAAAAACCCCAAGTTCCATTTGAGACCGATTCTTGAGTGCATAGAAAACAGCTTTCCAGATCTTAAAAAGTCCTGCAGTTGGGGATTTGACATACCCTACATGCTGACCGGTCAGCTAAACCAGCATCCAAGAACTGCTATCAGCTTTTTATCAAGCAATCGTGTAGATTACACCAATTTTTACGATACGATCGTAAATGGCGATTAA